Within Nycticebus coucang isolate mNycCou1 chromosome 16, mNycCou1.pri, whole genome shotgun sequence, the genomic segment AAAGAGGGCTTCAGCACAAAATGCGTCTCTGATAAGCAAGCATGAATCACTGAAATTGAAATGTCATCTGTCTTAGTTGGCTAACCACATAATCTCCATGAAAATTCTcagcagagaggaaggaaatTTCTTCCAAGCAATGGCAATTTGAACTTTCTTGGAGGAACAGGTGTCTCCTGGTATCTGGGTATCAGAGATTGGCTTGGTGCCTCTCTCTTATCAGGGAGACATTTTGGAACCTATTGCACCAATATTCTCATGGATGGTGGCCTTGGATTCTTCTAGATTCAAAATTTGACTTTTGTACTTTTCCTGCCAGTCCTCCACAATGTACTGGTGGTAGGGGTCGTTGGAGTGTTCTTGCCTCTTGGATTTCACCGTGCTCACTAGGATGGCCACAAtgatgaaggagaacattccaatCATCACCATGAGGTA encodes:
- the KCNE2 gene encoding potassium voltage-gated channel subfamily E member 2, yielding MATLSNFTQTVEDVFKRIFVTYMDSWRRNTTAEQEALQAKVDAENFYYVILYLMVMIGMFSFIIVAILVSTVKSKRQEHSNDPYHQYIVEDWQEKYKSQILNLEESKATIHENIGAIGSKMSP